A segment of the Manis javanica isolate MJ-LG chromosome 10, MJ_LKY, whole genome shotgun sequence genome:
TTAACTGTTCCTTGGCTATTGAATATCTGAGTaagttgtttataattttttgcaGTCACGAACAGTGCTGTGATGCACACAGTCACACAGAGggctgtttccatattttggattATCCATTTAAGGGAGATTTTCAGGTGAGGGAGAACTGCACCAAAGGGTATCTCTACCTTTTTATCACTGTTGAAATCTCTATTCAGTTCAGTGGTTCCTCTTGCTACCCTCTCTATAGttgcatttctttctgtcttaGCTTCAATTGGTCTAAGATCTATCTTTTGCAAAAGACCCATAATCCTATCACTCGTTATTGTCTTCACATAAAACAAGGTTCACTTTTATTTCCATTACCTTCAAGTATTCTTACAAATCTGAGGACACACTTGACTGACAAAGGTGCTGAGGGATATGACAAATTCAAAGGGAGTGAAAAGGGTTAGGCTGAGGTGAGTGtgagattaagaaaaaaagagaggacagacCTCAGAAAAAGGCCCAGAAAAGTGAGATCCTGAAGCAGAGAAGTGAGATTCTGATGGGATCCCTCGCACTCATCCTGAGCAGGGTTTCTGAGCGGCGTGGGAGGGATGGGATGCAGAGGGACACATGCCGGTTGGCTGGCAGCAGCATGACTTGAAAGTCAAAGCTCGTGTTAGGAGAGGGAAAGCCCGGGGCTTATTTGTATCCTGACACGGTTACTTGCAGGGCAAGCTCTAAGGTCCTCCAGAGATGGCGTTCTGGGGGTCCCTGGGATGTAGTTCAGGGCTGGAAGTGAGCAGAGGATCAGCAAAGGCAGAGTTAGAGAAGCAAGATATTGATAGAGACTGGACGATGCCAGAGGGGTGAACTCTGAGCCTGGGCAGAAGGGCTGGCAGGTGAGGAGAGGTGAGGCCAACtggagttaaaaaaagaaaaacacagctcACTAGTCAGAGCACAAACGGCTGGACCAGGACCTCTTGGCTACCTACGATTCTTTGGATGGTATGAAGGGACAGAAGGAAACTATGGGAAATAAATgagctttcctcttccttctcattctttcaacaaatacttcCAATATGACTCCCTTTGGGGACTCTTTCTGATGATCTTAGTCAAACAATCCTTCAAGTCTCTAATTCTTTTAGAGGATTGATAGGGCTTTGATAAACGTGTAAGGAACCAGCTAGTAACGCAGGTTACAGACTCAAGCCACAACTGTAGATGGCACCCCAGAAGGATACAAGGCGGACTGTCCTCCAGGCCCCTCTCCATGGCACTCTTCCTCGCATTCTGCGCAGCGAGCGAGACGGCCAGGGCCTCGTCCACTGGTACCATGGGCAAAGCGGTGACATTGATGACTTCCATCTTCCTGAAATGAGCCATCGTCCAGGTTCTTTTAAACTGACAAACAGTTAAGTTTCTACTTTTAAGATCCTTTCATTTCCTACTCTAATCTTGTTTTCTGTTCAGCCAGCCTCCTGGAAAATCACAAATAGCACAGAAACATCTTAGAAAACACGACTGTGCTCATCTGGTAAGCAGGCCTGGTGGCGAGGCACATGCTGTATGCAACATGGGGAATAAAGGCTTTTGTCTGAGAAGCCCATTCTTAACTGAAGATTTTGAGGCATATATACCTTTTCTGTCTGCCTGCTGATGCCTGCCCACCGCCCCACTCAGCTCCCAGtcaaaattgttttagttttcaaaataaggAGACCAGAGAGCTGACGAGGTGGGGGCTCCAGCCACCAGTCTGTGAAGTCCAGGATTCTGCTTTCATCTATTACATCacttaaaatactgaaattatttACTTCTGCATCTTTCTCCCTTAGGTAAATTACTCCCTAGGGAttatatttattcaatatttgATTCCATTTTAGACTAATTCACCACACTTTTCCCAGTCCAAACAGGAAAAAGTTGTCCCAAGTCAGTTGGATTGCAGGAAAGGCTGGTTCAGGCCCAGGTCAATACTATCTCCTCCCTTCTGCTCTTAGCTTTTACCCATAGAGGcatggggtgaggggagggtAAGAGGGAGGCAGGCGCATTTTCAAATTTCTCACTTTCATCCCACCCACTCCCCAGAATGACTGGAAAACTACAACGTGTTTTCTGAACAGCCAAGTTTAGGGTGGCCCTGTCAAGAAGACTGTTGCTTTAGCTTAACATTATTGCTCATGAGTAATGGAAGACTTTAATATTATGcttcttaaaataaatgtttaaaatacacacTCTGTTCCCTTTTGAATTTTTCATGATACCATTTTAGCATAAGTATTCTCTGAAACCTGATAAGTACTTATTGTCACCATCTGGGGAGGAAAATAGGATGGGAAGAAAACTAACCTGGTTGAATATCTACCTGTGCCCCGCACTATTGAATGTACTGGGGCAGATAAgtggaagaataaaaaaagtCTTACCCTCATGAAGCACTTCTTCTAGCAGCCAAAATTTGTGCCCTGTTTAAAGTTAACATGTTATAACTTAAACATGTTAAACAAGTTAAAACAATGCTGAccttggagtcagacagacctttGTCTACCTTAACCTTCAGTCATTCAAtggatatttactgagtgcctgacCCAAGCTAACAGTTGCTCCTAACTGGGACAGGATGGTGAGCTAAACTACTCTTGAGCCCTGTCCTAATGGAGTTTATGTCTACTAGGGGAGATGTACAATAATCAAACAATTATATAAATAGCTGTGAATTATAACTGTGACCACTGCTTTGAAGGGAGGTACACAGTGCTATGTGACAACATAATAATGAATATTTACCCATTTATTATTAATCCTCATTAAGGTGGTCAAGACTTGAAGGAAAAGCAGGAGTAAATTAGATAAAGCAGGAGAGGAAAAAATACCATCCAAGCAGAAGAAAGCAAAAGTAGAAAGGTAGGAAAAGGTTAGACCTGTGCGTGAcagtagccattagccacatgtgacAAATGAACCCTTGGAATTTGGTTAGTGTGCCTAAAGaactaaaattttaattactttaaattttaaaatgaagcagTATAAAtttattgattatatgttgaaatgacaatatttgggacatatgagttaaataaaatattattcaaactaatattacttgatttttttttaaacttaaaaaatatggctactagaaaattctaAATTACATAGAAGGCACACATTACTTTTCCACTGAACACTGCTGGGTTATACCAGGCAGATTTTAGTTCTAACACATGGAGTTCTCCACTTTTCAATGAAGTTGGGTGTAGCTCGAAGAAAATTGCACTTGGAGCCAGAGACTCACGGGTCCTGCCCCTTATTGGATGACTTGATGCACCCACTAGGCACCCAGTAACTATCCCTTGAATGACTCTTGAGTTTCTTCATTTATCAAATGGAACCAATAATAAACACTGTTAGGACTGCAATAGTTCTCTGTCCCTTGGTCAATGAGACCTTGAAGtggtccctgggcctcagtttcccctggtgtATTAGTCGATGAGAGTCGGGGCGTGGGGAGCAGGCTCGAGGAGGCGGGCAGGGCGGGTCACGGTCGGTCTGTAGGTCCTACCTGAAGGCGTCGGAAACCGAAGAACTCAGGGCCGGTTCCGCCACAGACCCCTCAGGAGACCCTGTAAAGTTTTGGATGGGACACCCGACACTCGTTGCCCCCACACCCACCAAGAAGGGATGCCCATTGCTTTGTGGTCTGGAGGAGGGACGTCGGGGAGGGGCCCATTCTGCTGCTGTGAATCCCGGCGGTCTCCAGGCAACGCCGGGCGCAGACGCCACTTCCCCCTCCCACAACAATGAACTCTCCCCAGCAGGCGCGAACCGCCCCGCGGGCTGGGAGGCCAGACCaattggtttgtgggagggagaGTGCAGTTCCTCGTCCTAGTCTATAGCATGGGGCATGGAAATGCCTCTAGAAGACAATCTCTTTGtggaatatatttaatatatatcgAGGCAGTCCTCAAGCATTTCTGGTGCCTCGCGTAAGCTCGCTTTGGGGACCCCGTGCACCCCCACTTCCCTCAGTGGTAGAGGCCGAGGCGGTGCTGCGCGTGCGCGTGTGGTCTGAGAGCGGAGGGGCTTCAGAGTTGTGTCTGTGCGAGTGACGCCGACACCGGTGGGCGGCCGCGGGACGTGTCCGGTGCGTTTGTGCCCAGGCTGCTGGGACGCGTCAGGTAGGGGTCCGAACCCGTCGTCGCCCCAGGGTGGGACGCCCGCGCGTTCCCCAGGGGACCCGGGGCCTCCAGTAGCTGGAGCGGCCGGAGGgcgtggggcagggggaggaggccgGGTTCTCCCCAGGCCAGCCGCCGCCCTTACTGAAGGGTGTTTCGCCTACGTAAATTGGGGTAGTTATCGCGCCCGGTCCGTGAAGGTGATTAAACGAGGGCGTGCGAGTGAACGTTTGTTCCTTACCGTTAGTGGAGTCCAGTAGCCCTGGGTGGCAGAGTACCTGTGCGGCACGTACTTGGCAGGCCCTGAACTCGGGGACTCATTTTCTCAGAATCCAATGAAAGCCAAAGGCTGCCCCTTATCTTCTTGtttgaataaaataagataatcTCTTTTATGGCCCATTGCAAACTGTAAAGCATTGCACAGAGATGAAATAATTATTATTAGCGCAGAGGAGTAGACCTTATTTGAAGCCCAATTCCACCACCTTCCCACACCAAGCTGTGATTGGGGACAAATTACTTTTCTAAGCCGCAGTTTTCTGATATGTAGAGGGGACATACTTGATCTACTTACCAGGGTTGTTTTGAGCAACAAATGCCACAGcttttaataaacattaaagaaCTGTAACAACCTGAGAGTGGATACTATTGATATCCTTGATTACAAATAAAGAAGCCTAAGGTTCAGGGAGGATAAGTTCTGGGGTCCCAGTTGGGGGGTGAGGGAGCAAAGTGATGATGAGAACCCAAATGCTCTCCCTTCACTTTTTTTGTGTTGAGCTCCTCTCTCTCCAGGGAGTTTCATGAGAAAGAAGGCTGCCTTAGGCCAAGCTGGGATCTCTAGGTCCACACTAATGCGTCAGGTCCCTAGGGTCTCAGCCAGAGTTGTTTGTGGATTATTGGATCTGATTTAAAAGACAACTAGTCCAGACCCTtccttttcctcacctgtaatATACTGATGACAGTTATCTGCTTAAGGCTATGAGAACTAGTGAGGCCATGAGTGAAGTGCCCCTGTTAAGAATGTGCcacaacctcacaccagttaggatggccaccatccaaaagacaaacaacaacaaatgttggcgaggatgtggagaaagggatccctcctacactgctggtgggaatgtaatttagttcaaccattgtggaaaacagtatggaggttcctcaaaaaactcaaaatagaaataccatttgacctgggaattccactgctacgaatttaccctaagaatgcagcagcccactttgaaaaagacatatgcacgcctgtgtttatcactgcactatttacaatagccaagaaatggaagcaacctaagtgtccatcagtagatgaatggataaagaagatgtggtgcatatacacaatggaatattattcagccataaaaagaaaacaaatcctaccatttgcaacaacatggatggagctagagggtattatgctcagtgaaataagcctggcaaagaaagacaagtatcaaatcatttcactcatctgtggagtataagaacaaagaaaaaaccgaaggaacaaaacagccgcagactcacagaacccaagaatggtctagtggttaccaaagggaaagggactggggaagatgggtgagaagggagggataagggggaaaagggggcattatgattagtacacataatgtagcggggtggGGGTGatatggggaaggcaatataatagagaagtagtgattctatagcatcttactatgctgatggacatcttactacgctgatgtgactgtaatggggtatgtggtggggacttgataatagggggagtctagtaaccataatgttgctcatgtaattgtacattaataataccaaaaaaaaaaaaagaatgtcacaATGTATTTGGCTATTCTTAGCCATTAGTAGACATTTTggattatttcttattttttactgttaGCAGCAGAGAACCTTTGTGTGAGCATGTCAAATTCTTGCTGGAGGATATGTTTTTAGAAGTGGGTTTGTTGGCCAAAAAGTATGCACATTAAAAACTTCACTAGGTTTTGCCTAAATGAAAAATTGTAACATCTTTTGTTTCCACCAAGAGTAAATGAAAGTGTctttttctccacaccctcaccaacattggATATTGTTCATCTTTTAAAGTTTGCCAATATGATGGGTGAAAGTGCTTCTTCTTATAATGGATCCCACAAGTTATCAATACAAAGATAatctgatatataatttatatgtatgacatataattttatatacctTTAGCCAACTGATCATGGCTGTGGGCCTTGAGAAAattgttttctcatctctgatgTGGATAGGAAAATGCCTACCTTATGGGGTTGTTggaaggaataaaagaaatacatgaagTGTGCCCAGCATGGGGCCCAACCCAGTGCATATGCAGGAAGTTGTATAGTTTTTGTTACTGtgcccttttcttttttgagttaaAATCTTTCTTCCTGGATATTCCCATTTCATTCTTGTCCTGCCCTCTACAGACATAAGATTAATGGTCTTCCCTCTTctgccctttttcttttctctagcagaAACAATGCCAGGGCCTTCTACTGTGTTTTGGATGACGTGGTAGCACAGCTTCAAACTCCCTCAGCATCTTGGTCCCCACTGTTGTCCCGTCTACCACCAAGCTGGAAGCATTCTGGTTCGTCTTAAGTCCTAAACTGTTGTGCCCAGGCCCAAATGCTATCCCTAGGTTGtgggtctactgctatttttaatTACAAACACACACCCCtaaatatctttgtttttatttataaatcatatgtatgtatacttATGTATTGCATATTGTAAAACCTCCAGACAAGCTTCTAAACTTTTATCATTAATTTTAGTGACATTAATTTCCCCATTGCTGAAACCATACTATGAGTTATCTTTTAATCATAGTTGACATGAAACTTTGTTTCAAATAGTCTTGACAAGTTCCCTCTTTTCTTCGCCAACTTCTTGTCAGATATGATTAATTCATTACTGTTTGTCACACACTGTAGTGAAGGAAGATTTTATACGTAGGAGTAAGAAAGTGAAGGAAGATTTTATACGTAGGAGTAAGAAAAGCGAGAGCTCTGCTACtttctttttgctcatttttactttcattattgttattttcaatCTGCAGTTTCTAAGAAGGAATCTTTTAAAGCTACTTGTGTGTTAAAGTTAAAATTGGGTAAAAGATGGGGAGAAATGAACCTTGACTCCTGTCTCAtgccaaatataaaaattaattccaaatgaGGCATAGTCCTAAATGTGAAAGCTAAAACAACAAAATTTCCAGAAGTTAGTATATGAAAATATCATGACCTTGGagtaggcaaaaatttcttaaaataggatACAAAAACActaatcattaaaaagaaatggatCCATTAAAACTAAGAAACTTCCTTAATTGAAAAGAAACcaataagaaagcaaaagggcAAGCCCAAGATTGGAAGAAGGTATTTCAGTATTCCTTATATATACAAATGACATATAAAGAATCCTTAGAGATCAACAAGAAAGTGATAGAcaacccaacagaaaaatggcaGAAGGCTTATACAAGCATGTCATAAAAAAGGATATCCAAATGTCCAATGAGTATATGAAAAGGTACCCAATTTAATTAGCCACTGGGGAAAAGCTATTTAAACACACAATGTAACACCACTATATACTTATtagaatagataaaataaaaatataggaaattcCAAATGTTCACAAGGATCTCTTGTATGCTGTTGGTAGCAGTtcaaattggtacaaccactttggaaagccATTTGGCAGTGGCTTCTAAAGCTGAATATATGAATGTATGACACAATTCCACCCCTAGGTATAGAACCAGAGAAGTTTACTTAAGTATACAGGAATACATGTCCAAGCATGTTCTTAGCAGCACTATTTTTAATACACAAAAAAACTTTTAATAGATAAAAACTGAAATGGTCCAAACCTCTACTTCATGCAGTAGAATATTTCATTGCAATGTAAATAACTACAACCAAATACAACAACATAGATAAATCTCACAAACATGATATTGAGTAAAgagagccagacacaaaagggaaCATACTGTACAAATCTACGGATATAACGCTGTTGAATGAGGCTTGTGGAATGACGAAATGTTCCTCATCTGGAGGGCAGCTACAcaggagtgtatgtgtgtgtgtgtgtagtaaaaACTCTTGCAGTCATACACTCATgatttgtgtacttttctgtatttatgttatattgaaatacaaaaagacttaatttcttcctcttcctccacagcCAAAATGGGCAGTATCAGTAAATCTACCTAACTGGGCCTGTGTGAATTGCAATAGGTTGTAGTAATGCTGAAAGCAGGTATGGCTGTCAGGGTCAGCTCTTCCCTGTTGTGGCCTCTTCCTTCCACTGGACTCCTCACCTACCAAACAGGACAGGAGACCTGACATATGGACCGAGTAAGGGACATTATTAACAATCTGAAAGCGAGCTATaaatagtttcatttctttaaaatggaatatatgcAGAGGCTATTGCCCACATGTGATTCTCACCAGCATACGGGAACAAGTAGGATTGCATTCCTTGCTCTAAACTATAAATCTGGTGATGCCATCTTGGGTCCAAAGTTAAGACAGGCAAGGTAGGCATTTGCATGTGGTTAACATAAACACACAGACCTGCTTCAAATACTAGCTACCACTTAGGACCTTAGTCTTTCTTTAATTGAAGTGTGGTTGATACcacttatattggttttaagtatacaacatagtaattagatagttacctacattattaaagcttcatcccaactagtgtagttactatttgtcaacatagaaagatgttacaaaactattgactatattctctaagCTGTATTTTTGTCCtcatgattaatttatattatgattgagattttgtgcttcatCCTGTTACTAATTTATGTTAAGATTGAGACTTTATGCCTGttgatccccttcacctctttTACCCACCCATTCCAACCCCTCGCCCGTGGTGACCACTAGTcactctcagtgtctgtgagtgtgttgctgttctgtttttagattccacatataagtgaaatcatacttttgtcttcctccacctggccaTTTCACTAGGACCTTAGTCTTTCTAAACCTCATCTGTCATGTGGTGCTAATAAAATGAGCTAATTAAGGGTGGTTGTGACAATTATGAGTTGGTGCCTGCAAAGATTTTCACATACTGCCTTGCACATAGTGAGCACTCAACACTTGGGAGCTATTACCAGGATTGCTaatagccacatgaaaagatgtatgttttcatGATTTGAGGACAGTGGCATAAGGTCACCGATCCAACTGTTAGTACTGCTGACTTTTTCTGACCCTAGGAGAAGGGAACATTGACCTTTCTTCCATCAGGCCAGAGATGCCTCTCTTTGGGAATACGTTCAGTCCGAAGAAGACGCCCCCTCGGAAGTCTGCTTCTCTCTCCAACCTGCATAATGTGAGTGTCAGTACTGGGCTCAGTCTCTTGTGCAGCTTGACTGGAGTGCAAGCCTGGTCTCTTAAAGAAAGTGTGGTCCTCTAGAGAGGCATCCTCCTAGGAGGGCAACCTTTTCATTCATATTAATTGCAATTGCTGAAAACAGTTTTTAACTCCTAAAATTGGGAATCATTGTCAGCTTGTTCAAGAAACTGCTAAGACAGTCAATCTCATTATGATTTCTGATCCCAAATGATGTATCCAGTTTGAGTGCATTTTATTCCCAAGACTTGGCCAGGAATCAGTTTTAGTCATGTCTAAGAATCAAGCTCATTCTCAAAGGATGATGTTTTCCCACTATTAACCACATTCAAAAGGATATGTTACAGCTCCACAGGCCGTTTCCGAGCTCCTCGAGGGCAGAGCTGGTCGCACTTATCTCTGCATACCAGTAGCAGTCCTGATGGCAAGGCCGGGTGCTCAGCGAGCTGGAGAAACATTGAAAATCACACTAAAGAACAGTTACTATAGCTAATTGGGTGTTAACATTTTATGCCTTTTTCATGACATATATATCCATAGTAAGCAAATGATGACTTAGGGGCTTATTACATTTAAAAGGGTTTTTGACTACTAAATATTTTCAGTAGACTGTCTTAAATTGTTAAGTGCCTAGTAGCtgtaaaataattcagtttaaaaatatcAGCATACAtagcttttttggaaaacttctgtTGTATAAAGCAGtatgtttcttctctctcaaagTTTAAACATTTCATTGTGCCTTATTTGATTTTCTGACTTTAATAAATGTTGTTAAATGTGCTGAGTAACAATGAGAAGAAATGAGCTGTCATATAGCTAGCAGAGGAGGCATGGAGCCCTCGGCCTTCCGCCTCCCGAAGCCAGCGTGCAGTGTCTCGCCCACAGCTGGATCGGTCAACCTGGGAGGTGGAGCTGGGCCTTGACTACGGGACTCCCACCATGAACCTGACGGGGCAAAGCCTCAAGTTTGAAAATGGCCAGTGGGTAGCAGGTGGGCTAATTTCCTGCCATTTGTCCAACAAGATAGTAGAAGGGAATCCCCCTCCTAACTACTGGTTCTACCCTCCCACCAGAGATGGGGGTTAGTGGAGGTGTGGACCAGAGGGAGGCTCAGCGCCTCTGGAGGCGGAACcagcagctggaggaagagaacaaTCTCCTGCGGCTCAGAGTAGACATCCTGCTGGACATGGTGAGGAAGGTGACGGGAAGGGAGGACTAGGCTTGCCTACGTCAGTTGCTTTGAATCCAGAGATACAAGTCAGACCCAGTTCCTACCCTCAAGGGCCGACAGTCTGGTGGGAAGATGGACAATAAACATAATGACAGTGCGGAGTCTATACACGGCCTGGCGCCAGCACATGAAAAAAGGAACGCGATTCTGTCTGGTCAGGGACATCAAAGCGGAAGGGATATTTGAGCTGAATGTGGAAGGGTACAGGGAGGAATGGAGGTTGGGATGGAGGCATTACGGAAAGGACAGTGTGCTCGTGACTTGGAGGCGTCCCATACCAAGCAGGCAGTC
Coding sequences within it:
- the CBY1 gene encoding protein chibby homolog 1 encodes the protein MPLFGNTFSPKKTPPRKSASLSNLHNLDRSTWEVELGLDYGTPTMNLTGQSLKFENGQWVAEMGVSGGVDQREAQRLWRRNQQLEEENNLLRLRVDILLDMLSETIAESQLMGKELDELKSVSRRRK